In Pleomorphomonas sp. T1.2MG-36, a single window of DNA contains:
- a CDS encoding MerR family transcriptional regulator, translating into MEKATDAFRTISEVAEELDLPQHVLRFWETKFSQIRPMKRGGGRRYYRPDDVELLRGIQYLLYGEGYTIKGVQRILKEQGARFVMEVWRHPGEPIPVAPSDDVSDEGDSSMDEAAFEADEPEMEPAPQQRPAQRSEPRVEPPLVRAAEAEEEPLPAGILPENTNRGGFRFMERFRATPEHAASSGSGGLSREDIRRLQSTLFELLECKRLLDQTR; encoded by the coding sequence GTGGAAAAGGCAACGGACGCGTTCAGGACAATCAGCGAGGTTGCGGAGGAGCTCGATCTTCCGCAGCACGTTTTGCGATTCTGGGAAACCAAGTTCAGCCAGATCCGGCCGATGAAGCGTGGCGGCGGGCGTCGCTACTATCGCCCCGATGATGTCGAGCTTCTCCGTGGCATCCAGTATCTGCTCTATGGCGAAGGCTACACGATCAAGGGCGTTCAGCGCATCCTGAAAGAGCAGGGCGCCCGCTTCGTCATGGAAGTCTGGCGCCACCCTGGCGAACCGATTCCCGTGGCTCCGAGCGACGACGTTTCGGATGAGGGCGATTCTTCGATGGATGAGGCCGCTTTCGAAGCGGACGAGCCGGAGATGGAGCCCGCCCCCCAACAGCGTCCCGCGCAACGCTCCGAGCCTCGGGTGGAACCGCCCCTGGTCCGCGCTGCCGAGGCGGAGGAAGAGCCGCTGCCGGCCGGCATTCTGCCGGAGAACACCAACCGCGGCGGCTTTCGCTTCATGGAACGCTTCCGCGCCACGCCGGAGCATGCGGCATCGTCCGGCTCTGGCGGGCTGTCGCGAGAGGACATCCGCCGCCTGCAGTCGACGCTGTTCGAGCTGCTGGAGTGCAAGCGCCTGCTGGATCAGACGCGCTGA
- a CDS encoding YceD family protein: protein MTAKADIPFSRVFAWSGVQPRGTPVAFEASPSECEAIADALGIVKVASASAEYTISPFRKTGFKVVGEVRAEVEQACVVTLDPVPESIRETVDLRYLPESEIEPVNEEIEVDVDAEDPPEPILGSTVDLGVLTIEFIAVGLDPYPRKPGVEFTPFIEDDGSEDEVESPFAGLASLKDKRP from the coding sequence ATGACTGCAAAAGCCGACATCCCCTTTTCCCGCGTCTTCGCATGGAGCGGAGTGCAGCCGCGCGGCACGCCCGTGGCTTTTGAGGCCAGTCCGTCAGAGTGCGAGGCCATCGCCGATGCGCTGGGCATTGTGAAGGTGGCGAGCGCGTCGGCTGAATACACCATATCGCCGTTTCGCAAGACCGGCTTCAAGGTGGTGGGCGAGGTGCGGGCGGAGGTGGAACAGGCCTGCGTCGTCACCCTCGACCCGGTGCCCGAGAGCATCCGCGAGACCGTCGATCTGCGTTACCTGCCGGAAAGCGAGATCGAGCCGGTCAACGAGGAGATCGAAGTCGACGTCGATGCCGAGGACCCGCCGGAACCTATTCTTGGCTCCACGGTCGATCTCGGCGTGTTGACCATCGAATTCATCGCGGTCGGTCTGGACCCGTATCCGCGCAAGCCGGGTGTCGAGTTCACGCCATTCATCGAGGATGATGGCAGCGAAGACGAGGTCGAGTCGCCGTTCGCCGGTCTCGCCTCGCTGAAGGACAAGCGCCCGTGA
- the plsX gene encoding phosphate acyltransferase PlsX translates to MAEPLIISIDVMGGDFGPSVTLAGADLELTRRPDLRYELFGDEAVVLPVLEQYPRVKAASRFHHCEVTVAMDEKPSSALRHGRWKSSMWRAIEAVKKGEAHFAVSAGNTGALMAMSKFCLRTMANIERPALAALWPNLKSESIVLDVGASIGADAQQLIGFAVMGAAMARALFHTEIASVGLLNVGVEDVKGNEEVRAAGQILKETALANLQYMGFVEGDDIGRGRVDVIVTEGFAGNIALKTAEGTAKQLMSYLRTALGRTWLTRIGYLLARGAFQGLREKMDPRKYNGGVFLGLNGIVIKSHGGTDAFGFAAALDLGYDMARNGLMSKIETDLAHYYREQAAISLAAGEKGS, encoded by the coding sequence ATGGCCGAACCCCTAATCATATCCATCGACGTCATGGGCGGCGACTTCGGGCCGTCGGTGACGCTCGCCGGCGCTGACCTCGAGCTGACGCGGCGTCCGGATCTCCGATACGAGCTGTTTGGCGACGAGGCCGTGGTCCTGCCGGTTCTGGAGCAGTATCCGAGGGTCAAGGCCGCCTCTCGCTTTCACCACTGCGAAGTCACGGTGGCCATGGACGAAAAGCCGTCCAGCGCCTTGCGTCACGGTCGGTGGAAGTCTTCCATGTGGCGGGCGATCGAGGCGGTGAAGAAGGGCGAAGCGCATTTCGCCGTCTCCGCCGGCAATACCGGCGCACTGATGGCCATGTCGAAGTTTTGCCTCCGGACGATGGCCAACATCGAGCGGCCGGCGCTCGCGGCGCTTTGGCCGAACCTGAAATCGGAATCGATCGTGCTCGACGTTGGCGCGTCGATCGGTGCCGATGCGCAACAGCTGATCGGTTTCGCCGTGATGGGTGCGGCTATGGCCCGTGCGCTGTTTCACACCGAGATTGCCTCGGTGGGCCTGCTCAATGTCGGCGTCGAGGACGTCAAGGGCAACGAGGAGGTGAGGGCGGCCGGCCAGATTCTCAAGGAAACGGCTCTCGCCAACCTTCAGTACATGGGATTCGTCGAGGGAGACGACATCGGCCGCGGCCGGGTGGACGTCATCGTGACGGAGGGCTTCGCCGGCAACATCGCGCTCAAGACGGCCGAAGGCACCGCCAAGCAGCTCATGAGCTACCTGCGCACGGCGCTTGGCCGCACCTGGCTGACCCGCATCGGCTATTTGCTGGCGCGCGGCGCGTTCCAGGGGCTCAGGGAGAAGATGGACCCCCGCAAGTATAACGGCGGCGTCTTCCTCGGGCTGAACGGCATCGTCATCAAGAGCCATGGCGGCACCGACGCCTTCGGCTTCGCGGCCGCGCTCGATCTTGGCTACGACATGGCCCGCAACGGCCTGATGAGCAAGATCGAGACCGACCTTGCACACTATTACCGGGAGCAGGCGGCGATCAGCCTTGCCGCCGGCGAGAAAGGAAGCTGA
- a CDS encoding beta-ketoacyl-ACP synthase III: protein MIRSVILGTGSYLPDRILTNEDLAKLVDTSDEWIVQRTGIRERHVAADGEMTSDLATAAAARALAAAGVNVDEIDLVLLATATPDRTFPSSAVEVQRKLGVTHGFAFDLQAVCSGFVYALTVADSLLRTGLARKALVIGADTFSRILDWNDRTTCVLFGDGAGAVVLGTEEGEGTSADRGLLAASLRADGRHVDKLCTDGGPSMTGAPGHVRMHGQEVFKFAVGGVGDVIKSVFEATGFDGASIDWFIPHQANRRIIEGSAKKLGIPLDKTIITVEGHANTSAATIPLALDFAVRADKVKCGDVVLFEAVGGGLTWGAVILRW, encoded by the coding sequence GTGATCCGCAGCGTCATTCTAGGCACGGGAAGCTACCTGCCCGACAGGATTCTGACCAACGAGGACCTTGCCAAGCTGGTCGACACGTCGGACGAGTGGATCGTTCAGCGCACCGGTATTCGCGAGCGCCACGTTGCCGCCGATGGCGAGATGACCTCCGATCTGGCGACCGCCGCCGCCGCCAGGGCGCTGGCGGCTGCCGGCGTCAACGTCGACGAGATCGATCTGGTGCTGCTGGCGACGGCGACGCCCGACCGCACCTTTCCGTCGTCGGCTGTCGAGGTCCAGCGCAAGCTCGGCGTCACCCATGGCTTTGCCTTCGATCTGCAAGCCGTGTGTTCCGGTTTCGTCTACGCGCTCACCGTTGCCGACAGTCTGCTGCGCACCGGTCTTGCCCGCAAGGCACTGGTGATCGGTGCCGACACCTTCTCGCGCATTCTCGACTGGAACGACCGCACGACCTGCGTGCTGTTCGGCGATGGGGCCGGCGCGGTGGTGCTGGGTACCGAGGAGGGTGAGGGGACGTCGGCCGATCGCGGCCTGCTCGCCGCCAGTCTGCGGGCCGATGGCCGGCATGTCGACAAGCTCTGCACCGATGGCGGGCCGTCGATGACCGGCGCTCCCGGCCATGTGCGCATGCATGGCCAGGAAGTGTTCAAGTTTGCCGTCGGCGGAGTTGGCGACGTCATCAAGTCCGTGTTCGAGGCGACTGGATTCGATGGCGCCAGCATAGACTGGTTCATTCCCCATCAGGCCAATCGTCGCATCATCGAGGGCTCGGCGAAGAAGCTCGGCATCCCCTTGGATAAGACGATCATCACCGTCGAGGGCCATGCCAACACCTCGGCGGCGACCATTCCGCTCGCGTTGGATTTCGCTGTGCGCGCGGACAAGGTCAAGTGCGGCGACGTTGTGCTGTTCGAGGCGGTCGGCGGCGGCCTTACCTGGGGAGCAGTTATCCTCCGTTGGTAG
- a CDS encoding LacI family DNA-binding transcriptional regulator, translating into MNLRELAQHLGLSKTTVSRALNGFSEVNEETRLRVVEAARRFNYTPNVSAKRLATGESGAFGVVLPGASSEMADPVFAEFLAGLADGAGRCGRDLYVNATFDGEEAGYRRLARAKAVDVMILANLKVDDLRIRLLSHLGLQTVTCGRTAGSLVYPHLDIDHEDGVRRAVDLLAGLGHRIIALVSGPADLSASEQRMVGWHAALGHRGLNPAAGLFAAGPATEDHGYRATRALLGLPAAPTAFLCASMFLASGCCRAIGDCGLKVGRDVSVIAHDDGLATVRPEAFDPPLTTTFSSIRAAGTRVAELAAALIGGADPATLSEVRPVDLIFRDSAQAPPRR; encoded by the coding sequence GTGAATCTCAGGGAGCTTGCTCAGCATCTAGGACTGTCGAAGACGACCGTCAGCCGGGCTCTCAATGGCTTCTCCGAGGTCAACGAGGAGACGCGCCTGCGCGTCGTCGAAGCGGCGCGGCGCTTCAACTACACGCCCAACGTCAGCGCCAAGCGTCTCGCCACAGGAGAGTCCGGAGCGTTCGGGGTGGTTCTACCGGGCGCTTCCTCGGAGATGGCCGATCCGGTGTTCGCCGAATTCCTGGCCGGCCTTGCCGACGGGGCAGGGCGCTGTGGCCGCGATCTCTACGTCAATGCCACGTTCGACGGCGAGGAGGCGGGCTATCGCCGTCTCGCCCGCGCCAAGGCGGTCGACGTGATGATCCTCGCCAACCTCAAGGTCGACGACCTTCGCATTCGCCTGCTGTCGCACCTCGGCCTGCAAACGGTCACCTGTGGCCGCACCGCCGGCTCGCTAGTCTATCCCCATCTCGATATCGACCATGAGGATGGTGTGCGCCGGGCCGTCGACCTTCTGGCCGGGCTCGGCCACCGGATCATCGCGCTGGTCAGCGGGCCGGCCGATCTGTCGGCGTCGGAGCAGCGCATGGTCGGCTGGCATGCCGCTCTCGGTCATCGCGGCCTCAACCCGGCGGCGGGGTTGTTTGCTGCCGGTCCCGCCACCGAAGACCATGGCTATCGCGCAACGCGAGCGTTGCTGGGCCTGCCGGCGGCCCCCACGGCCTTCCTGTGCGCTTCGATGTTCCTGGCCTCCGGCTGCTGCCGGGCCATCGGCGATTGCGGTCTCAAGGTCGGCCGCGACGTGTCGGTCATCGCCCATGACGACGGTCTGGCGACCGTGCGGCCAGAGGCCTTCGATCCTCCGCTCACCACCACCTTTTCGTCGATCCGCGCCGCCGGAACGCGAGTTGCCGAGCTGGCCGCCGCGCTGATCGGCGGCGCCGATCCGGCCACTCTTTCGGAAGTCCGGCCGGTCGACCTGATCTTTCGCGACAGCGCCCAGGCGCCGCCGCGACGATGA
- the ptsP gene encoding phosphoenolpyruvate--protein phosphotransferase, which translates to MVDHSKDASGGGKPLDAKDRLYLRAPIGGWLGSIADVPDPVFSGRILGDGFAIDPTDATLRAPFAGVVTSLHRAHHAVTLRADDGAEVLMHIGLDTVALKGDGFTPHVAEGDRVKTGDPLISFDMDVISQLVRSLVVPVVLTNGERFTLAVSGVDREIAAGDEVATIVPQGEAAPSPVSASDGDAVVVKVRIADPHGIHARPAGLIAEAAKSGTAEVIIRLGDRKASAASPVGLMLLGAQHNDELTIEARGADGAEVANRIAALLGGPEAPATTAPASTPEVVAAAEPVAPAAADAPELWGPGVAKTIEGTTASPGLAAGVSVRITSEDFEVSEAGADVEQEIKELRAALKTAAADIGAKIAASKGQQAEILTAHLSFVEDPDLRDAAWTMIRDGKSAAFAWKTAIDRQVAALRKLGNPVLAERASDLEDVLRRVLAILLGVSGAATVLPDDAIIFAADLLPSQFADLDLTKVAGIVLAYAGPTAHVSILAASKGIPAVVAAGVGVLCVPDGQPVVLDADLAAVRINPPADELAGVRAAVVRRRERLAANRAATQDDCYMADGKRIEVVANLGGPADVAVALESGAEGCGLMRSEFLFLNRTSAPSEDEQYAQYQAIADGLKGRPLIIRTLDAGADKDVPYANLPKEENPALGLRGVRMSLWQPELLRTQIRAILRVKPFGQCKILLPMIATLADLRDVRKVIDEEMKALARSAPIEVGIMVEVPSAALISKTLAAEADFLSVGTNDLAQYTLAIDRVNARLAKQLDPFHPAVLRLIQLAAEGAKAHGRWVGVCGSLASFPLAAPVLIGLGVTELSATAGSIAGIKAMVRTLDMNTCKAAAEAALALESGEAVRRMLAKSWPEA; encoded by the coding sequence GTGGTTGATCATTCAAAGGACGCGTCCGGCGGCGGCAAGCCGCTCGACGCGAAGGACAGGCTTTACCTCAGAGCTCCGATCGGCGGCTGGCTCGGCTCCATCGCCGACGTTCCGGACCCGGTGTTCAGCGGCAGGATTCTGGGCGACGGCTTTGCCATCGACCCGACCGACGCGACGCTGCGCGCGCCGTTCGCCGGCGTGGTCACCTCGCTCCACCGCGCCCACCATGCGGTGACGCTGAGGGCGGACGACGGCGCCGAGGTTCTGATGCACATCGGCCTCGATACAGTGGCGCTCAAGGGCGATGGCTTCACGCCTCATGTCGCCGAAGGCGATCGGGTCAAGACCGGCGATCCCCTGATCAGCTTCGACATGGACGTCATCTCGCAACTGGTCCGCAGTCTGGTGGTTCCGGTGGTGCTGACCAACGGCGAGCGATTCACGCTGGCCGTTTCCGGCGTCGATCGGGAGATCGCCGCTGGTGATGAGGTTGCCACCATCGTTCCGCAGGGCGAAGCGGCACCGTCCCCGGTGAGCGCATCGGATGGCGATGCGGTCGTCGTGAAGGTCCGTATCGCCGATCCGCACGGCATCCACGCCCGCCCCGCCGGACTCATCGCCGAGGCCGCCAAGTCCGGCACCGCCGAGGTGATCATCCGTCTCGGCGACCGCAAGGCCAGCGCGGCAAGTCCCGTCGGACTGATGCTGCTCGGCGCCCAGCACAACGACGAGCTGACCATCGAGGCCAGGGGAGCCGATGGCGCCGAGGTTGCGAACCGCATCGCGGCGTTGTTGGGCGGACCGGAAGCGCCTGCCACGACCGCTCCCGCGTCCACGCCGGAAGTCGTCGCGGCGGCGGAGCCCGTTGCGCCGGCCGCCGCCGACGCACCCGAGCTTTGGGGACCGGGCGTTGCCAAGACCATTGAGGGTACAACGGCCTCGCCGGGGCTCGCTGCCGGCGTGTCGGTGCGGATCACCTCGGAGGACTTCGAGGTTTCCGAAGCCGGGGCCGACGTCGAACAGGAAATCAAGGAACTGCGCGCCGCGCTGAAGACGGCGGCGGCCGACATCGGCGCCAAGATCGCCGCCAGCAAGGGGCAGCAGGCGGAAATCCTCACCGCGCATCTGTCCTTCGTCGAAGATCCCGATCTGCGCGATGCCGCCTGGACGATGATCCGCGACGGCAAGAGCGCTGCGTTTGCCTGGAAGACGGCCATCGACCGCCAGGTCGCCGCGCTGCGCAAGCTCGGCAACCCGGTGCTTGCCGAGCGGGCCTCCGATCTCGAGGACGTCCTCCGCCGCGTGCTGGCGATTCTCCTGGGTGTTTCCGGGGCCGCAACAGTGCTGCCCGACGATGCGATCATCTTCGCGGCCGACCTGTTGCCGTCGCAGTTCGCCGACCTCGACCTCACCAAGGTCGCCGGCATCGTGCTGGCCTATGCCGGGCCCACGGCGCACGTGTCGATCCTCGCGGCGTCGAAGGGCATTCCGGCCGTCGTCGCCGCCGGTGTCGGCGTGCTGTGCGTGCCCGACGGGCAGCCGGTCGTCCTCGACGCCGACCTCGCGGCCGTGCGGATCAATCCGCCGGCGGACGAGCTGGCTGGCGTCCGTGCCGCCGTGGTTCGTCGTCGCGAACGCCTTGCCGCCAATCGCGCCGCGACGCAGGACGACTGCTACATGGCCGACGGCAAGCGGATCGAGGTTGTCGCCAATCTCGGCGGTCCCGCCGACGTCGCCGTGGCGCTCGAGAGCGGTGCCGAAGGCTGCGGCCTGATGCGGTCGGAATTTCTGTTCCTCAACCGCACCTCGGCGCCGAGCGAAGACGAGCAGTATGCCCAGTATCAGGCGATCGCCGATGGCCTGAAGGGACGGCCGCTGATCATCCGCACCCTCGATGCCGGCGCCGACAAGGACGTGCCCTACGCCAACCTGCCGAAGGAGGAAAATCCTGCCCTCGGTCTGCGCGGCGTCCGCATGAGCCTCTGGCAGCCCGAGCTTCTCAGGACCCAGATCCGCGCCATCCTCAGGGTGAAGCCCTTTGGCCAGTGCAAGATTCTGCTGCCGATGATCGCCACGCTCGCCGACCTTAGGGACGTGCGCAAGGTGATCGACGAGGAGATGAAGGCGCTCGCACGCTCTGCGCCGATCGAGGTGGGCATCATGGTCGAGGTTCCCTCGGCGGCGCTCATTTCCAAGACCCTGGCCGCCGAAGCCGACTTCCTGTCGGTCGGCACCAACGATCTCGCCCAGTACACGCTGGCCATCGATCGGGTGAACGCCCGCCTCGCCAAGCAGCTCGATCCCTTCCACCCGGCGGTGCTCAGGCTGATCCAACTGGCAGCCGAGGGTGCGAAGGCGCATGGCCGCTGGGTCGGCGTCTGCGGTTCGCTCGCCTCCTTCCCGCTGGCGGCGCCGGTCCTGATCGGCCTCGGCGTCACCGAGCTGTCGGCGACAGCCGGCTCGATCGCCGGGATCAAGGCAATGGTGCGTACCCTCGACATGAACACCTGCAAGGCGGCCGCCGAAGCGGCGCTCGCCCTCGAATCCGGCGAGGCGGTGCGCCGAATGCTCGCCAAGTCCTGGCCCGAAGCTTAA
- a CDS encoding integration host factor subunit alpha: protein MRYVFGSRPSARSTVDWNNGSLRSMGGKTVTRADLCEAVYQKVGLSRSESAELVESVLREIADCLVTGETVKLSSFGTFSVRSKTERIGRNPKTGEEVPILPRRVLVFKPSNVLKTEINGGDASAVDGDD, encoded by the coding sequence GTGCGCTATGTCTTTGGATCTCGACCGTCGGCCAGATCCACGGTCGACTGGAACAACGGGAGCTTGCGATCCATGGGGGGCAAAACCGTAACCCGCGCCGATCTTTGCGAGGCCGTGTACCAGAAGGTTGGTTTGTCGAGGAGCGAATCGGCCGAACTCGTCGAATCGGTTCTGCGCGAGATCGCCGACTGTCTGGTAACGGGCGAGACCGTGAAGCTCTCTTCCTTCGGTACGTTTTCTGTCCGTTCTAAGACGGAACGCATCGGTCGAAACCCGAAAACGGGTGAGGAAGTTCCGATTCTTCCCCGGCGCGTGCTGGTGTTCAAGCCCAGCAACGTGCTGAAGACGGAAATCAACGGCGGTGACGCTTCGGCCGTTGACGGCGACGATTGA
- a CDS encoding outer membrane protein assembly factor BamE, which produces MKFSRSERPSGMMFGLKGAAIALLTAVSVSACGTPPIQHGYVLSEEALTQVPVGSSREQVLLVLGSPSTTSAVAGDTFYYISQTIDENPLMGRSITDQRVLAIYFDEKGLVKQIANYGLKDGKVFDFIERKTRTGGADLNLISQIFKGVGRVNPLGGL; this is translated from the coding sequence GTGAAGTTCAGCCGGAGTGAACGCCCGTCGGGCATGATGTTTGGTCTGAAGGGCGCCGCTATCGCCCTGCTGACGGCCGTCTCGGTGTCGGCGTGCGGCACGCCGCCAATCCAGCATGGCTATGTGCTTTCCGAAGAGGCGCTGACCCAGGTACCGGTCGGCTCTTCGCGCGAGCAGGTGCTTCTGGTTCTCGGCTCGCCCTCGACCACCTCGGCGGTGGCCGGCGACACCTTCTACTACATTTCCCAGACCATCGATGAAAACCCGCTCATGGGGCGTTCGATCACCGACCAGCGGGTGCTCGCCATCTATTTCGACGAGAAGGGTCTGGTCAAGCAGATCGCCAATTACGGCCTGAAGGACGGCAAGGTGTTCGACTTCATCGAACGCAAGACGCGCACCGGCGGCGCCGACCTCAACCTCATCAGCCAGATCTTCAAGGGTGTCGGCCGCGTCAATCCGCTCGGCGGCCTCTAG
- the rarD gene encoding EamA family transporter RarD, which yields MTSAQAAAPAGLGRYRGFAFAFSAYLLWGFLPFYMKAVAHISPYEVVAHRVLWSVPITAAILLALGGFSSFLAVFRQPRMLAMGFLTASLISVNWAIYVWAIGSGRALESALGYFINPLVNVALGTLFLGERLSRAQMFAVALAVFGVGLMTVESGGLPWVSLALALTFGIYGYLKKTLPIGPTQGFLLEVVLISPLALAYIGWLAATGSGHFIGTGMVTTISDTVLLAVSGLVTAVPLILFVYGARLLRYSTIGLMQYIAPSMIFLTAVFVFHEPFSAGKLVAFMFIWAALVVYTATMFSGRKA from the coding sequence ATGACATCCGCCCAAGCCGCCGCGCCGGCTGGCCTCGGCCGTTATCGCGGCTTCGCCTTCGCCTTCTCGGCCTACCTTCTTTGGGGGTTCCTGCCTTTCTACATGAAGGCCGTCGCCCATATCTCGCCATACGAAGTGGTGGCCCACCGCGTGCTGTGGTCGGTGCCGATCACGGCGGCGATTCTCTTGGCGCTGGGTGGCTTTTCCAGTTTCCTCGCGGTGTTCCGTCAGCCGCGCATGCTTGCCATGGGCTTTCTCACGGCCAGTCTCATCTCGGTGAACTGGGCGATCTACGTCTGGGCGATCGGTTCGGGCAGGGCGCTCGAGTCGGCTCTCGGCTATTTCATCAACCCGTTGGTCAACGTCGCGCTTGGCACGCTCTTTCTGGGCGAACGGTTGAGCCGTGCTCAGATGTTCGCCGTCGCGCTCGCCGTCTTCGGTGTCGGCCTGATGACCGTCGAGAGCGGTGGCCTTCCCTGGGTGTCGCTGGCTCTGGCGCTGACATTCGGCATCTACGGCTATCTCAAGAAGACGCTGCCGATCGGCCCGACGCAGGGGTTCCTTCTTGAAGTCGTTCTGATCTCGCCACTGGCGTTGGCATATATCGGCTGGCTGGCGGCAACGGGCAGCGGCCACTTCATTGGAACCGGGATGGTGACCACCATCTCCGACACGGTGCTGCTGGCGGTTTCGGGTCTCGTAACGGCGGTGCCGCTCATCCTGTTCGTCTATGGCGCGCGATTGCTGCGCTACTCGACCATCGGCCTCATGCAATACATCGCGCCGTCGATGATTTTCCTGACCGCCGTCTTCGTGTTCCACGAGCCGTTCTCGGCCGGCAAGCTTGTCGCCTTCATGTTCATCTGGGCGGCGCTGGTGGTCTACACGGCGACGATGTTCTCCGGCCGCAAGGCATGA
- a CDS encoding ubiquinol-cytochrome C chaperone family protein: protein MQASRRQVFYAELGVADSTEGRLEMLMLHVGLAVHRLSLEAAGRETARRLSELFIDDMERSMREIGYDDSGLKRRLKKVVGAFYGRAEATAAALASERPEALAEALVRNVYGSAATDPSHIARLAAHVRGFARGLADTPVDELASAGLPSSLRSSISADEPALSDIKPS from the coding sequence GTGCAAGCCTCGCGTCGCCAAGTGTTCTACGCCGAGCTCGGGGTTGCCGACAGCACCGAAGGGCGGCTCGAGATGCTGATGCTGCATGTCGGCCTTGCCGTTCATCGCCTGTCCCTCGAGGCCGCCGGGAGAGAGACGGCGCGCCGGCTCAGCGAGCTCTTCATCGACGACATGGAACGGTCGATGCGCGAGATCGGTTATGATGACAGCGGTCTCAAGCGTCGGCTCAAGAAGGTGGTCGGCGCCTTCTACGGTCGCGCGGAAGCGACGGCGGCGGCGCTTGCCTCCGAACGGCCGGAAGCACTTGCCGAGGCGCTCGTCCGCAACGTCTATGGAAGCGCGGCGACCGACCCGTCGCATATCGCCCGTCTCGCCGCCCATGTGCGCGGATTCGCGCGAGGCCTTGCCGACACACCGGTGGATGAACTTGCCTCGGCGGGCTTGCCTTCCTCGCTGCGATCATCCATCTCCGCCGATGAACCGGCACTCTCGGATATCAAGCCATCATGA